A genomic region of Trifolium pratense cultivar HEN17-A07 linkage group LG3, ARS_RC_1.1, whole genome shotgun sequence contains the following coding sequences:
- the LOC123917084 gene encoding galactoside 2-alpha-L-fucosyltransferase-like, which translates to MQESLNPTTNMKRFHTKNHDDHDEVLSDSHTRSSSISNRKCSLFTSTRFFASLFVITLFLCSLSFILPSSPSTTTATTTLNLKQTQQQGLSSDASDSGEFIKDKLLGGLLAAGFDDKSCLSRYHSVKGLSGNPSPYLISRLRKYEALHKKCGPYTESYNKTVKDLGSGHLSESLDCKYVVWISFSGLGNRILTLASAFLYALLTNRVLLVDPGVDMVDLFCEPIPDVSWFLPPDFPLTGQFHSFNQKSDHCHGKMLKNKAVTNSKVPSSVYLHLVHDYDDEDKLFFCDEEQKFLQKVPWLMMKTDNYFIPSLFLMPSFDQELGNLFPNKEKVFHFLGRYLFHPTNNVWGFVTRYYQAYLANADERVGIQIRVFDTRTGPFQYVLDQILACTMKENILPNVDKKHDIISSLGNSKSKAVLMTSLNSGYFEKIRDMYWEYPTVTGEVISVSQPSHEGHQQTEKQIHNQKAWAEMYLLSLTDVLVTSSWSTFGYVAQGLGGLKPWILYKPENETAPDPSCRRVTSMEPCFHAPPFYDCKAKRGTDTGALVPHVRHCEDMSWGLKLVDN; encoded by the exons ATGCAAGAATCACTTAATCCAACAACAAACATGAAGAGGTTCCATACTAAGAATCATGATGACCATGATGAAGTTCTTTCTGATTCTCACACTCGTTCTTCCTCAATTTCCAATAGAAAATGTTCTCTTTTCACTTCAACTCGTTTCTTCGCTTCTCTCTTTGTTATCACTCTCTTTCTCTGCTCTCTCTCCTTCATTCttccatcttctccatcaacaACTACTGCTACTACTACTCTCAATCTCAAACAAACTCAACAACAag GTTTGAGCAGTGATGCTTCTGATTCTGGTGAGTTCATAAAAGATAAACTACTTGGTGGACTTCTAGCAGCTGGATTTGACGATAAATCCTGTCTCAGCAGGTATCATTCAGTTAAAGGCCTATCAGGAAATCCATCTCCTTACCTCATTTCTAGATTACGAAAATATGAAGCTCTCCACAAAAAATGCGGACCATATACAGAATCCTACAATAAGACGGTGAAAGATCTTGGTTCTGGTCATTTAAGTGAGTCCCTAGATTGTAAATACGTAGTTTGGATTTCATTTAGTGGTTTAGGGAACAGGATATTGACCTTAGCTTCTGCATTTCTTTATGCGCTCCTCACAAACCGTGTTCTTTTGGTTGATCCTGGAGTTGATATGGTCGATCTCTTTTGTGAACCGATTCCAGATGTTTCCTGGTTTCTCCCTCCTGATTTCCCTCTAACCGGTCAATTTCATAGTTTCAATCAGAAATCTGATCACTGTCATGGAAAAATGCTGAAAAATAAAGCAGTCACAAATTCAAAAGTGCCTTCTTCTGTCTACCTTCATTTGGTGCATGATTATGATGACGAGGATAAGCTTTTCTTCTGCGATGAAGAACAAAAGTTTCTGCAGAAAGTACCTTGGTTAATGATGAAAACAGATAATTACTTTATTCCATCACTATTCTTGATGCCGTCTTTTGATCAGGAGCTCGGTAATCTCTTTCCAAACAAGGAAAAAGTTTTCCATTTCTTAGGCAGGTATTTGTTTCACCCTACAAACAATGTATGGGGATTTGTTACTAGATACTATCAAGCTTATTTAGCTAATGCTGATGAAAGAGTCGGCATCCAGATTAGGGTCTTCGATACGAGAACCGGTCCATTTCAATATGTACTAGATCAAATCTTAGCTTGTACTATGAAGGAGAATATCTTGCCTAATGTTGACAAGAAGCATGATATTATCAGTTCATTAGGAAATTCGAAGTCGAAAGCGGTGCTAATGACATCCTTAAATTCTggttattttgaaaaaataagagACATGTATTGGGAATATCCAACGGTGACAGGAGAAGTTATCAGTGTTTCGCAACCAAGCCATGAGGGACATCAACAAACTGAGAAGCAAATACACAACCAAAAAGCTTGGGCAGAAATGTATCTACTGAGTTTAACCGATGTGTTGGTAACTAGCTCGTGGTCTACTTTCGGCTACGTGGCGCAGGGGCTCGGAGGTCTGAAACCTTGGATACTATACAAACCAGAGAATGAAACAGCGCCTGATCCTTCTTGTCGTCGTGTGACGTCGATGGAGCCTTGTTTTCATGCTCCTCCCTTCTATGATTGTAAGGCAAAGAGAGGAACTGATACAGGTGCACTTGTTCCGCATGTAAGACATTGTGAGGATATGAGTTGGGGTCTTAAGCTTGTAGACAATTAG
- the LOC123913535 gene encoding putative pentatricopeptide repeat-containing protein At1g74400, with translation MTFMTHLKWFNNLFQRSENKFVYVPISLCHSKAQFHNNNLKQPKPNQILKNYLECNNHTKVLLLFRTLLRKKTSTFNSIDSFSFLYALKACINKKHSFIHGKQMHALIIKFGYESIIQLQTSLLKVYAEGGNLFDAHQVFEGIPEKNIICWTSLISAYVENHRPNEGLELFRLMLMNNVEPDQVVVTVALSACADTGGLEMGEWIHDFVRRKQGMKIDLCFNNALINMYAKCGDIVNARKLFDSTRNKDVTTWTSMIVGHALHGQAHEALQLFSQMNTGRDKKNSSSSNFIVSPNDVTFIGVLMACSHAGLVEEGKCHFRSMTEEYGIQPREPHFGCMVDLLCRNGNLRDAYNFIMEMTVPPNAVIWRTLLGACSLHGDLELGTEVRRKLLNLDPGYVGDSVAMSNIYADKDMWNKKFIVRNQITKSRPPGFSSVEVGSVVSQFVTSNNNLP, from the coding sequence ATGACATTCATGACACATTTGAAATGGTTCAACAATTTGTTTCAAAGAAGTGAGAACAAATTTGTTTATGTCCCAATATCATTGTGTCATAGCAAAGCTCAGTTTCACAATAACAACCTTAAACaaccaaaaccaaaccaaatcctTAAGAATTACCTTGAATGCAACAATCACACCAAAGTGCTTCTACTCTTTAGAaccttattaagaaaaaaaacatcaacTTTCAACTCCATTGATAGCTTTTCTTTCTTGTATGCTCTTAAAGCCTGCATCAATAAGAAACATTCTTTTATCCATGGAAAACAAATGCATGCCCTTATCATAAAATTTGGATATGAATCCATAATTCAACTCCAAACATCCCTTTTGAAAGTATATGCTGAAGGGGGAAACTTATTTGATGCACACCAAGTGTTTGAGGGAATACCTGAAAAGAATATTATATGTTGGACATCTTTGATTTCTGCTTATGTTGAAAATCATAGACCAAACGAAGGTTTGGAATTGTTTAGATTGATGCTTATGAACAATGTGGAACCTGATCAAGTCGTTGTGACGGTTGCTCTATCGGCTTGTGCTGATACTGGGGGACTTGAAATGGGTGAATGGATTCATGATTTTGTTCGGCGTAAACAAGGGATGAAGATAGATCTGTGTTTCAATAATGCTCTCATAAATATGTATGCTAAATGTGGTGATATTGTAAATGCAAGGAAGTTGTTTGATAGTACAAGAAACAAAGATGTCACAACTTGGACTTCTATGATTGTAGGGCATGCACTACATGGACAAGCACATGAAGCTCTACAACTTTTCTCGCAAATGAACACAGGGAGGGACAAGAAAAATTCGAGTTCCTCTAACTTTATTGTATCACCGAATGATGTAACGTTCATTGGAGTTTTAATGGCTTGCAGCCATGCGGGGTTGGTTGAGGAAGGGAAATGCCATTTCAGAAGTATGACAGAAGAGTATGGCATACAACCTAGAGAGCCTCACTTTGGCTGCATGGTGGATCTCTTATGTAGAAACGGGAATCTGAGAGATGCCTATAACTTCATTATGGAGATGACGGTGCCTCCGAATGCAGTAATATGGCGAACCTTGCTGGGGGCGTGCAGCCTCCATGGCGATTTAGAGCTAGGTACAGAAGTTCGACGTAAGCTTCTCAACTTGGACCCTGGCTATGTTGGTGATAGTGTTGCTATGTCGAATATTTATGCAGATAAAGACATGTGGaataaaaagtttattgttAGGAATCAAATTACAAAATCAAGACCTCCTGGCTTCAGTTCAGTTGAGGTGGGAAGTGTGGTTAGTCAATTTGTAACTTCAAATAATAATCTTCCTTGA